A window of Corvus moneduloides isolate bCorMon1 chromosome 30, bCorMon1.pri, whole genome shotgun sequence contains these coding sequences:
- the RNF41 gene encoding E3 ubiquitin-protein ligase NRDP1 produces MGYDVARFQGDVDEDLICPICSGVLEEPVQAPHCEHAFCNACITQWFSQQQTCPVDRSVVTVAHLRPVPRIMRNMLSKLQITCDNAVFGCTAVVRLDNLMAHLNDCEHNPKRPVTCEQGCGLEMPKDELPNHNCIKHLRSVVQQQQLRIADLEKTSAEHKHQLAEQKRDIQLLKAYMRAIRSVNPNLQNLEETIEYNEILE; encoded by the exons ATGGGGTATGATGTAGCTCGATTTCAGGGCGACGTTGATGAGGACCTGATCTGCCCCATCTGCAGCGGGGTCCTGGAGGAGCCGGTGCAG GCCCCGCACTGCGAGCACGCCTTCTGCAATGCCTGCATCACGCAGTGGTTCTCGCAGCAGCAGACGTGCCCCGTGGACCGCAGCGTGGTGACGGTGGCCCACCTGCGCCCGGTGCCGCGGATCATGCGGAACATGCTCTCCAAGCTGCAGATCACCTGCGACAACGCCGTCTTCGGCTGCACGGCCGTCGTGCGCCTCGACAACCTCATGGCCCACCTCAACGACTGCGAGCACAACCCCAAGCGCCCGGTCACCTGCGAGCAGGGATGTGG CTTGGAAATGCCCAAGGATGAGCTGCCCAACCACAACTGCATCAAGCACCTGCGCTCggtggtgcagcagcagcagctgcgcATCGCCGACCTGGAGAAGACCTCGGCCGAGCACAAGCACCAGCTGGCCGAGcag AAGAGGGACATCCAGCTGCTCAAGGCCTACATGAGGGCGATCCGCAGCGTCAACCCCAACCTGCAGAACCTGGAGGAGACCATCGAGTACAACGAGATCCTGGAGTga
- the NABP2 gene encoding SOSS complex subunit B1, which yields MSTETLVKDVKPGLKNLNLIFIVLETGRVTKTKDGHEVRTCKVADKTGSINISVWDDVGNLIQPGDIIRLTKGYASVFKGCLTLYTGRGGDLQKIGEFCMVYSEVPNFSEPNPEYVAQQSQGKGAQNESATPAAPQPPQGSPAAPPAPDSQNGNGLSPGGPAHPPAAPPHPPSGRITRSQPGHPNPVSNGKETRRSSKR from the exons ATGAGCACCGAGACGCTGGTCAAGGACGTCAAACCGGGGCTCAAGAACCTCAACCTCATCTTCATCGTGCTGGAGACGG GCCGGGTGACCAAGACGAAGGACGGCCACGAGGTGCGGACGTGCAAAGTGGCCGACAAGACCGGCAGCATCAACATCTCGGTGTGGGACGATGTGGGGAACCTCATCCAGCCCGGGGACATCATCCGGCTCACCAAGGG ctaCGCCTCGGTCTTCAAGGGCTGCCTGACGCTCTACACCGGCCGCGGGGGGGACCTGCAGAAGATCGGCGA GTTCTGCATGGTCTATTCCGAGGTGCCCAACTTCAGCGAGCCCAACCCCGAGTACGTGGCGCAGCAGTCGCAGGGCAAAGGG GCCCAGAACGAGAGCGCGACCCCggcagctccccagcccccccagggctcccccgccgcccccccaG CCCCCGACAGCCAGAACGGGAACGGGCTGAGCCCGGGGGGGCCCGCGcacccccccgccgcccccccgcaccccccgAGCGGCCGCATCACCCGCAGCCAGCCCGGCCACCCGAACCCCGTCAGCAACGGCAAAGAGACGCGCAGGAGCAGCAAGAGATAA